Below is a window of Quercus robur chromosome 6, dhQueRobu3.1, whole genome shotgun sequence DNA.
AGGCTCTGTTATTTGTGAAATCGAGAATGTTGAGCTTTGGGCGTTGTATAAGTTGTTGTACATCGTAGTTTGTAAAGCGGAGGTCTGGATGTACTATGGTTTTGGTATGAACTTCTCACTCTATGTTTCGTCCACCTTCCTTGACCACTTAAATTTCACACTAGAACTTGACAGCCACGAAGCAGTCAAGAGTTTCAGAGACTATCTAGTTCCTATTCCTTGATTTCTCCATGGCCCTGGGAGCTAAGAAACAAACAAGAAGTACATAGTTTAGTATAAAAACATAGACAACATTCCTTGATAGGGAATATTTTcactagttagaaaattttttctaacACCCTAGAGTCTTCGATTACCAAAAGCATCATGAGCTTACCAAAAGAATTTTCAGTCACCAAAAGTATCGTCGATCACAAGGGGTCGTCAGGTACCCTCCCTAACACTGTGCTACATGCTTCACCTTGACAGTCGGCATGCATCAATTGGTCGTCATGTACCATTTAGAAGTCGCCAGGGACCTAATGGTCATCAAGTACCTTCCCTAACACCGCTCAACACGTTCCGCCCTGACAGTCGTCACGTATCAATGGATCGTCAAGTAACAAGAAGTCGTCAGGTACCTTCCCTGACACTGCGCGACACGGTCCGCCCTGACGGTAGTCATGTATCAAGGGGTCGTCAGGTACCAAGGGGTCGTCAGGTACCCAATAGTCGTCAGGTACCTTCCCTGACACCACACGACACGGTCCGCCCTGACGGTTGTCACGTATCAATGGGACGTCAGGTACCAAGGGGTCATCAGGTACCCAACGGTCGTCAAGTACTCTTACTGACACTTCGTGACACGCTTCGCCCTGACGGTCGTCATGTATCAATTGGTCGTCATGTACCAAGGGGTCGTCAGGTACCCAACAGTCATCAAGTACCTTCCCTGACACCGCGTGACACGTTCTGCCCTGACAGTCGTCACGTACCCAACGGTCGCCAGGTACCTTCCCTAACACCGCACGACACGCTCCACCCTAACGGTTGTCACGTATCATTAGGTCGTTAGGTACCTTTCCTAACACCGCGTGACACGTTCTACCTTGATGGTCATCACGTATCAATGGGTCATCATGTACCAAGGGGTCGTCAAGTACCCAATGGTTGTCAAGTACCCTCCCTGACACAACGCAACACACTCTGCCCTGACGGTCATCACGTATCAATTGGTCATCACGTATCAATTGGTCATCATGTACCAAGGGGTCGTCAGGTACCCAACAGTCAACAAGTACCTTCCCTAACACCACGTGGCATGCTCCGCTGTGACGGTTGTCACATATCAATGGGTCGTCAAGTACCAAGGAGTCGTCAGGGACCCAGAGATCGTCAGGTACCTTGACACTGCTCGACATGCTCCGCCTTAACGGTTGATAGGGATAATCCCATAGCAATTTGCTAAGCTAATGATAAAGTGACAGTGACACCTAGAGACGATCCGAATAGCCTGATAGGCAAAGACCTGGTAGACGGAGTCTTATCTTGAACGGAAAGTTAAGAGACGGACGAAACCTTTAAAGTGGACGAACTTTTTAAGATGGACGAACCCGACAGAGATGGGTGGCAAAGCCACGTGGCACCCATATGACCTGAGTAGTCTCCAAGGAACCTAATATGGGAATGCCTTGCATTCTACGTTCCACCGTAATCTGAGGGATCCCTACAAGGAAAGAATCCCACAATATATGGATGCTGGAAAAGATCTTCTCCATAAGGAAATGTCCTTTCCATCAAGAAATTGGGGTCaatacactactataaaaatccCCAAagccctcacaaatcaaggtacgtgAATTCTCTCTAGCTTTTGCACTATTGAGTTTTTAGAGATTCTTCCATCACTGACTTAAGcttcggagggtctttggctagtaccacaccggtgccctTTGATTGGTTCTTCTCTTTCGTTCTTCAAGTGCACCCATTGACACGTGTGTGGATGATCAATTCACTGacgatttttgtgcatcatcattCCCAATTTAAAATCTGTAATCACTAATGAAGAGATAAACTCATGGAATATATCATGTAGAATGCATAGTTGTGAACTTGAGACCACCAATAACATGAAATAAGGCCACCTAGTTGAAGCAGTCATTCCTAATTTGCATGCACGCATGTAGGAGTTATTCATCCCAAATAGCCAAAACTAACAGAATATAATTCATCATTAAATAATGACTCTTGCAACTGCGCctcaaaccctaaaagcttcaGTTCTAACTTATTTAAATTTGCACATATGCCACACTATTCATATTGTAGAATCTACCACAGTGAGCCAAACAAAAGAGTAATAATGTAGAACCCATGGAATTATAAATGTTGGACCATCTGATTCTAAGATTCTTAGGTTTATGTTCAAAAATATTTCCACTGATATAATGTAGCACTAATCCTAAGGCAAATTTTGAGaattattgttgaattttccctctctttttaattttcaacatcCCCCTCCCCAAAAAAAGGCCCTAGGGTTCCAAGTGACTGGCCAACATCCAGGCTAACAATTACACATCAAGATTTTGTGGATAATAATCGATATTTGATGCTCTCATACAAAAAATATACTCTGCACACCTAAGCCAATGGCATCAGAGCCCTTCATGATCTTCAGTCTCTTGCATGAGTCAACAAACATCCTGTAAAAAACCAAATTTCAGTCAGATTAGAAATGTAATCTAGAGCATGATGGAATAATATTCAGGTCATCAACAATAAACAATGCAGTTTATTCAACACAGATTATTATGTAGTAATTttcaattaaagtaaaattataaTTGAGGCCAAGTAATTTGTGTGTACTAGTTCAAATGTGGGAACTGGAAACACAAGCCCGGCCCATAAGTCTTACACAATGCTAAAATTACCAAGCACACTAAATTCTCCATTTCATGGTCTAGGTTTCGTCAAAGCAAGATATTAGAACAATAAGCTAATATTAATTTGGAGTAATCAACTCCATACACCCCATgaactaaaaaatttacaacattaTCAACCATAAATGTTCAAGCATTCTAATTGTTACAACACCCAACTCATTCAAGACTTTCAAACTAGCTActtcataataaaaattcaaaggcCATAAGGTTTTAATAAGTCATGTTTTTTTAGCAAAGTTGAAAACTTGAGCACTAAATTTAATAAGTAACTACATGTTTAAATACATTTGTACGTACAATCATGCCTAAGAACTTGGGCACTTAGTAAATAATGTTGAAACTCCTGTATACAGAGTTCTTCCAAGTTTTCACCATGTAAAACTAGACATTTGAACAACAGTATTCATTTAGGTGTATGAATTCATCTAGATCTTATTCTCTTTTTACTGACAAAAGGAGTTGGTAGGCTAATATTGTGGCTGGGATATACTATCATCAAATGTCATGTCTTTATTTATAGCTTTCCAGTCTTAGAATGATTGTGCATGATCTTTAGTTCCATTTGAACTGCAAACTGAAATAACATATGACTAGTATCTGGGTTGAAACTTAAAACACCAAGTATTGGCTTGTGACTTTTGTATACAGAATCTATATCTTTCCAATATTCTATTTCACATGTTTACAAGGGCCAATCAAATACAGCATATAATATTTTACTGATATTTAGACAACATGTCAGTTGATTGTTCTCTTACACTTCTTATATGTCCATAGTTTGAACTCTGAGAAAAGGATTATACAGTGCACTCATAACAATGTTATATACATGTATGCATGTCGGGTTGTGCATATTTACCTTTATTTTGCATGGAAAAAGTTTATGAACATCATATTTTGAGCATAGGTCTTTATTCCAAACATAAAGCATAAAATTGTCTGTACTCTAATGGAAAATACTGCGATTGATACAAATTAGTGCACACCCTCTCATTTTACTAGAAAGAAACTGTAAGACTTATTAGAACAAATTATGAAAGACTAAAACAAATGACATCCTTTTCACTAAGTTATCGTGCCTATCAACTAAAATTATGAATCACATTAGGGGAAATAAGTTCTTGActtatccaaatccaaaaatatataaataaataaacaaactacaCTTACAGAATCACCATACCTTCAGATCATCATGAATCCTTCTAACAAGAGCTTGGCTTGAATTCTGCAAAAGATTTTTATGAAAGTAAACCATATTAGAGGAAACCAGGCtccaagaaggaaaaaaaagggggtgcAAGACTGCAAGTGGCTAGGGACAGAAGACATTGGAAGCAAACAAGTGAAAGTGGAATGCCTGTACTGACATGAGATATTGATATATTAACTGCTTCATCCTCTTCAGAATATAAGCCAATTAATATAGTTAGAACCATATAACAGCACTGCATAgtaaaaacagagagagagagagagagagagagagagagaggcaaaagAACTTAGCAAAATGGCAACTACCATATGACCAACAATTTAAGCAAAGAGGCCAACACAGTTTCACTTCAAGAAAAGAATAAGCTGTAAAATCATTTGATAACAATCTTGGGCCTGCAAAGGGGCTGCCTGCTAAAGTTTGGGGTCTTTGGATGTTacagtttcaaattttggattttacaaTTAAAGTTATACTCCGTTTAAGTGCCACATAGCTTGCAATGATGTTACGCGGCATAATTTTATTGGGCGGAACTAAACATGCGTGACAAGCTTGAATCCAAAGACTCCAAAACTTTAGGTGTATAGTTTGCAGTTTAACATATCAAAAATCATATCAAATTTAGTTCACATCCAAGTGTTATAACTTCATACATAATTACTTACAGAAGAAAAATGTGATGCACGCACATTAATAATGATCTCAGGCAACACGTCTAAAAGACACAAGCTACAGACTCGATCTATTGGAGCCCTTAAGGATGccatttgtaaaaataaattaccaAAGCAAGTACGTAAGTCGTACCTCCATGGATTTCATCTCATCCAGCTCTCTTTTAGAATCCAAGGGCAATGTTACGTTCTCCTCCGAAGATTTCATTGCATCCCCCACCTCTTCAGCTTCCCTAACCCGTCTTTTCTTCACTGCAACCTGACAAAAAAGGAATAATTTGATTATTGAACAATGAAATCAGAATCCATGCAGATTACTGAGATTAGAGAGAATCTAAacatatttttactttttcactcaTTCTGCTAGCACCAGACTCAACAACACGGTCAAGATTTACATGGTCTGCCTTAATGCTAAGGCCTAAGGGGAGCAGAACATTTTGTACAATTGAAGCGGAAGCGGTAGATTGGAATTCCCATAAAATCCTGCAAATGCAAAAGCAAAACTGAGCTTCACTAAACAATATTGCATTTGCATATATATTCACATGAAGAAAGCAGACCTCGCCGATAACCTGTTACCTGCTCCTTGCGAGAAAGGATGGTTTTGCCGCGGCGGCTGTAATAGGACTAGGAGCAAATGGAGATCGAGGACACAACTGAATTGCAAAGGCAATCTTAATCTTGGGGAAGGAAAGGGAAAATAACTAGACTTTTtagtttcagtttcagttttaaAGGCGGCTTCATTGGCTATGAGAATGCCATGCTCATGCAACCAAAGTTTCGTAATTCAtacaattttagtttttgacATGGTCATCAGAACCGTTAATTGATCCGGCTGAAGGAATTGGTTCAATCAGTGATTTAttggttcaactataggtttattaattaattaaataatattatattttataactataaaaagcaactaaaataaaataaaactccatttaggtaaattaataaatctctctaaaagaaaagataaattttaaataaattataatcaaaaacaattataacaataaaaacaattttacatcatataaaataaagtttgagaaaataaaagaataaacatATCATTTATGTAAATCATTTAATAACTAATTTATATAATCCAAAAGTCTTAAAACATGTCATAGAAGttcaaaataaatcttaagCTTGATCATTAAGGGAATGGCTTGTGTCCAGTGGCACTGGCCACTAGACACAAGCTCCCCCCTATCATTAAACCCTatagcaaaacaaaattatttaaatctcTAAATACAACTATTGATTAAAATCAGGTGTTATCATTGTAATATTGGTGGCTTGTGTTCcatgcaaaaaccaattggtgccAAAGTCCACCAAAATTTAGAGTGTAGAAATTATtccatttttgtctttttatttttttaagttcattaCTATATCTCTTCAATCCCAACTCTCAACTCTCATCTCATGGACCGCCAACTCTACTACAAAACAACTCTTACTTTATCTCTTTAGTCTTTAATCTTTATTACTTTATGTCTTTATCAGTTTATCTTTTTAAGCTTTAGCAGTTCAGTAAtttagttcaaacttcaaagtttaGTGACTTTAGTTTAGTCTTCTTTCACAGTATCACACATTATTCTTACTTCAGAGTTTAGTAACTTTAATTTAGTCTTCTTTCACAGTTTCACACATTATTCTTCCTTTTATCCGTGAGTCAAGAAAAATTAATCAGTACAATCCATTAGCTTACATGGTTTGAAATTGAGACATTGCACATCtagtattttatatcaaatcatTCTAGATAATCCTTTGGTTCATGAATTTTACAGTTTTAACCAATGGTTTGGTACATGTTTAACAACACTACTTTTGACTTTcgagtaatgtttattttacgCATTCCCAAAAGCAACTAAGATTATGACTTTAGCTGCTTTTGATTCCGGTTGTAAATAACGTTGGGCTATGTGGAGCTGACTTTGTGTTCAATTCCGTTTATCACCAAACCTGACTTGAAAGCTTGACGATTTTAAATGGAATATTCTGAGACTTCCATGAGGTCACCGGAAAAATCTCTAGCTTGCTTTTAGCCCAATTTGGACCCACTTTGGGTATTTATTGTCGGTTCAAAATTAGAGTTTCTAGTATCATTGTactgtggctttttttttttttttttgggttaaatcaTTGTATTGTAGCTACCTCTTATTTTCTCCCTAACATAGTAAAAATTGCTGCAACTCCTAGACTTGGGCATATTGTCAATCCATGTAAATCTTATgtcatttgattttattttatttttggcaaaaaaaaatttctccattTTCACATCTCGCAGGTTCTAGGAATTATTTTCGCATCTCAAGGGTTCTAGGAATTAGGTTTAATTCCTAACAATAAGTACTTTTAACCCATTATCACGTGTCGCTAAAAATGCATAAGCAGATCCAAGTGTTCTTTAACCATAGACGGATTCATCAAATACAGAGCCACCTCAAACAACCAGGTTTTTGTAAGGATTATGATATTAACTCCACGATACTAATTTATAATAGCTTTACGAGGTTTTAATAATCAGACTTCGACACACAGAGGCAAACTTTTTGAGGCAATCAAAACATAGATACTCTAAAAACAAGATGTGCATCTGACCATGACCTACGATCAAGCCCAGGCCATCCTATCGTTTTTCATTCCTTGATATAGAACTGTTTCGTCCACCTTCCTCACCCGCTTGAATTTCACACTTGAACTCGGCAGCCACAAAGCAGTCAAGAGTTTCAGAGACTAGCTAGTTCCTATTCCTTGATTTCTCCATGGCCCTGGGAGCTAAGGAACAAACAAGAAGTAAATAGTTTAGTACTGAGACATAGCCATCATTCCCAATTTTAAATCTGTAATCGCTAATGAAGAGATAAACTCAAGGAATAATCATGTAGAACGCATAGTTGTGAACTTGAGACCACCAATAACATGAAATAAGGCCACCTAGTGAAGCAGTCATTTCTAATTTGCATGCACACATGTAGGAGTTATTCATCTCAACCAGACAAAACTCAGATGTTATAATTTATCATTAAATAATGACTCTTGCAACTGCACaccaaaccctaaaagcttcaGTTCTAACTTATTTAACTTTGCACACATGCCACACTGTTCATGGTGTAGGAATCTACCAATCAGTagaccaaacaaaaaagtaataatgTCAAACTCATGGACTTACAAATGTTGGACCATCTGATTCTAAAATTCTAAAGTTTATGTTCAAACACATCTCCACTGATATAATAGCACTAATCCCAAGGCAAAATTTGAGAATTCTGGTCAAATTTTCCctatcattttaattttcaacatccacccaaccccacccccagacccaaaaaaaaaacccttaggcTTCTAAGTAATTGGCCATCATCCAGGCTAACAATTACACATCAAGATTTTGTGGATAATAACCATATTTGATGCACTCatacaaaaaatatacataCCTAAGCCAATGGCATCAGAGCCCTTCATGATCTTCAGTCTCTTGCAAGAGTCAATAAACATCCTGTAACAAGCCAAGTTTTCAGTCATATTAGAAATGTAATCTACAGCTTGATGGAATAATATTCAAGTCATCAACAATAGACAATGCAGTTCATTCAAGACAGATTATTATGCAGACATTTCCAATTAATGCAAATTATAATTCAGGCTAAGTAATTTGTGTGTACTAGTTCAAATGTGGGAACTGGAAACACTAGCCCTGTCCATAAGTCTTATACAATGCCAAAATTACCAAGCACACTAAGTTCTCCATTTCATGGTCTAGGTTTTGCAAAGCAAGATATTAGAACAAGAAGCTAATATTAACTTGGAGCAATCAACTCCATATACCCCATGTacctaaaaaatttacaatattatCAACCAtaaatgttcatgcattctaATTGTTACAACTTCCAACTTACTCAAGCTACTTCACAATAAAAATTCGAAGGCCATAAGGTTTTaataagtcatttttttttttttaacagcgATGAAAACTTGAGCACTAAATTTAATAAGCAATGACATGTTTAAATATAAATGTACAATCATTCCTAACAACTTGGGCACATAGTAAATAATGTTGAAACTTCTTTATACAGAGTCCTTCCAAGTTTTCACCACATAAGACTAACATTTGAATAACAGTATTCATTTAGATGTATGAATTCATCTAGATCTTATACTCTTTTTACTAACAAAAGGAGGTGTTAGGCTAATATTATGACTGGGATACACTATCATCAAATGACATGTCTTTATTTATAGCTTTCCAGTCTTGGAATGATTGTACATGATCTTTAGTTCCATGTGAACTGCAAAAACATAAGACCGCTATCTAGGATGAAACTTAAACGCCGAAGTATTGGCTTGTGACATTTGTATACAGAATCCATATCTTTTATACATTATATTTCACATGTTTACGGGGGCCAATCAAATGCAGCATATAATATTTTGCTGATATTTGGACAACATGTCAGTTGATTGTTCTCTTACACTTCTGATACATCTATAGTTTAAACTCTGAAAAAGGATGTAAAAGTGCCCTTAACAATATTATATGCATGTATGCACAGGTTGTGCATATTTACCTGGGGGGAAAAAGACTTTCTTACCCACatcatttatgattttattatttatttatttgtgtaaATGAGAAGACAATAATAGAAAATGAGGTTAGATGACACATAAAAATGAATGGATCAATACTTACTCCCATGGAACATCCCCTACAAGCATCCAGTCACCGTCTTTATCCTCGTATGTAAGAACATATTCTGATCCATGCAGAAGATCCCTTAACTTGCTCTCACTAAGCATTTCCCTCCCTGGAGCTCCTTGGGATCCACATTGACCTGATGTCAAAATAAAACGTAGTAACTCAATCCAGGCAAAAATGAAGTGTGCTCCTAATTCTCTAAATAAGGATGATACtctcaaatatttaaaaattgtaaaaacatatatatataaaaaaatcaacagCATATTGCCAATAAAATGAGGCTAAAATAATATCCCACCTAAGGTGAAACAGCTGAACATCTTCTCCAGAGCAGTTGACAGTTCTTGATATGTAGCGTATGTTCTCAGATCTACCTTCCTCAGATAGGGAGCACCATCCATGCTGACCTTCACAAAAAGAGCACCAGGACCTGGTTTCCCATCAACTTCATCATTGTTCTTTGAAGTGGTAGCCAATGAATTCTTCCTAAATGATCTGATTGGAGGCCAACCAACAACCTGTGCCCTGTCATAGATGAAAGTTAGAAATCacttaaaaaaagagaacgacACCCATTATTCTCATGTAATCTCTGTTATAACTAAGAAATTGAGGACCCTCTTTGTAGCATAGTTCACTTACTTAGGAGCTGGAGcactgctgttgttgttgttcgaAGCAGTCTTAGGGTTGTGGCTAGTACCATTGGTGCCACGAGGACGTTCCTGCTGCAACACCTTTGTGGGCAGCTCTTTCATTATGGCTGGCTGAGCCCCAGAAGACCTGGGCGATAGCGCAACATTCATCCCTGAATTACCAGAAAACTTCCCTTGCCCCACAGACTGTGGAGCTTCAGAATCAGATGCCGTCTGAAACATCCAATTTCCTTCAGTATACACGGAGCTTTTCACCTCTGAAAACCCATCCATGGTATcagagaaacctctcttgttaCCTGAAACAACATTCTTCTGTGATGACGAGTAGATTCCCTCTTTTGAAGGAAGTAAAGGAAATAGCGGTTTCTCATCAAGTTTCCCTGATTTCAGCAAGCAGAGCTCTGACTCTCGTTCTGGTGATTGGGATCCAGGAAGGCCAAGCCTCAACTCTGTTGCCCTCAAGTTAAGattgttctttttctcttccaacAAGCTCGAGACTGCAGAGCTGTCTACGGAAGAACAATCCGAAAGTCCCAGGTAATTACGTTCTTTTAACCCAGAGCCACTTTGGGATATACAGTCCATAGTGGGTGAAGAAGACACCAGAGAGACATTGCTCTGCCCCCCTTCCTCCTCAGCACTCAACAGGGGAGGAGACATCGGACTCTCAACTTTTTCAACCGGTAAAATCTGGAAGAGAAAAAACCCACCTTAAAACAACATATTTAAGcaccaaaaaaatacaatttaagaCCAAAACATGAAAACCCAATTGTCATTTAAAAGAGTCAACTTGTAATTCTCCATAACAAAAGACAAATCTGTCAAGCATATCTACTGACTCTTGCAAATGATACAGAACATATAATATTAATCAATGAATACag
It encodes the following:
- the LOC126732998 gene encoding auxin-responsive protein IAA9 isoform X2; translation: MSPPLLSAEEEGGQSNVSLVSSSPTMDCISQSGSGLKERNYLGLSDCSSVDSSAVSSLLEEKKNNLNLRATELRLGLPGSQSPERESELCLLKSGKLDEKPLFPLLPSKEGIYSSSQKNVVSGNKRGFSDTMDGFSEVKSSVYTEGNWMFQTASDSEAPQSVGQGKFSGNSGMNVALSPRSSGAQPAIMKELPTKVLQQERPRGTNGTSHNPKTASNNNNSSAPAPKAQVVGWPPIRSFRKNSLATTSKNNDEVDGKPGPGALFVKVSMDGAPYLRKVDLRTYATYQELSTALEKMFSCFTLGQCGSQGAPGREMLSESKLRDLLHGSEYVLTYEDKDGDWMLVGDVPWEMFIDSCKRLKIMKGSDAIGLAPRAMEKSRNRN